The Streptomyces sp. NBC_01244 genome contains a region encoding:
- a CDS encoding NADPH-dependent FMN reductase, with the protein MNVTTGPDPLRVLVLAGSSREGSVNARLAALVAGQVERSGAVADLARIGDFVMPTYDGDAEQADGQPSGSAALRERLLAAQALVIASPEYNASVPGVVKNAVDWVSRFRPQPFKDKQTLLVSASPSMVGGNRGLWALRVPLEHLGARVYPDMFSLAMAHSAFGEDGELTDPGLRERLADTVDSFLALAEADTRYLCLQRRWYEFLGDESNAPVTQRAEG; encoded by the coding sequence CTGAACGTCACCACCGGACCCGACCCGCTACGGGTCCTCGTCCTCGCCGGGTCCTCCCGCGAGGGCTCCGTGAACGCCCGGCTGGCCGCGCTCGTCGCCGGTCAGGTCGAGCGGTCGGGCGCCGTCGCGGACCTCGCCCGGATCGGGGACTTCGTGATGCCCACCTACGACGGCGACGCCGAGCAGGCCGACGGCCAGCCCTCCGGGTCGGCCGCCCTGCGCGAGCGGCTGCTCGCGGCCCAGGCCCTGGTGATCGCCTCGCCCGAGTACAACGCCTCGGTGCCCGGCGTCGTGAAGAACGCCGTCGACTGGGTGTCCCGGTTCCGGCCTCAGCCCTTCAAGGACAAGCAGACCCTGCTGGTGTCCGCCTCTCCGTCGATGGTCGGCGGGAACCGCGGACTCTGGGCGCTGCGGGTTCCGCTCGAACACCTGGGGGCCCGTGTCTACCCCGACATGTTCAGCCTCGCCATGGCGCACTCGGCCTTCGGCGAGGACGGCGAGCTGACCGATCCGGGCCTGCGCGAGCGGCTGGCCGACACGGTCGATTCCTTCCTCGCGCTCGCCGAGGCGGACACCCGCTACCTGTGCCTGCAGCGCCGCTGGTACGAGTTCCTGGGCGACGAGAGCAACGCTCCCGTGACCCAGCGCGCGGAGGGCTGA
- a CDS encoding LysR family transcriptional regulator — translation MIDVQRLRILRAVAEHGSFNKAAGALLLTPSAVSQHIAALERGLGHPVAVRSTRGITLTEPGRLLVEAAEAVSAELDRVRHEIDRVTAERPRLTVATFVSGGRRLLPGALAWFVAAHPEVELTVLEAEPEEAVPMVRSGAADLALTYHFDGPLPLRPGAALDWLPLTEDPLALVLPPGHRFAGRASIAPAELASDRWVLGCLKTGAYLRRYAERAGFELRVAASTTDYFFARSLVAAGVGVALIPRVALPPGDGAAAGDGGRGGDGDGGRDGDRGGDRDPDTARVTVVPVEPPSPARHIGVLSARRRRPHPYAAALSEALTGMVRG, via the coding sequence ATGATCGATGTGCAGCGGCTGCGCATCCTGCGCGCCGTGGCCGAGCACGGCAGCTTCAACAAGGCCGCCGGGGCGCTGCTCCTGACGCCCTCGGCCGTCTCCCAGCACATCGCGGCGCTGGAGCGCGGCCTCGGTCACCCCGTCGCCGTGCGCAGCACCCGCGGGATCACCCTCACGGAGCCGGGCCGGCTGCTGGTGGAGGCGGCGGAGGCGGTGTCGGCCGAGCTCGACCGGGTGCGCCACGAGATCGACCGGGTCACCGCCGAGCGGCCCCGGCTGACGGTCGCCACCTTCGTGAGCGGGGGCCGGAGGCTGCTGCCGGGCGCGCTCGCCTGGTTCGTCGCCGCGCATCCGGAGGTGGAGCTGACGGTCCTGGAGGCCGAGCCGGAGGAGGCGGTGCCCATGGTCCGCTCGGGCGCCGCCGATCTGGCGCTGACCTACCACTTCGACGGGCCGCTTCCGCTGCGTCCCGGGGCGGCGCTCGACTGGCTGCCGCTGACGGAGGACCCGCTGGCGCTGGTCCTGCCCCCGGGGCACCGGTTCGCCGGGCGCGCGTCCATCGCACCGGCCGAGCTCGCCTCCGACCGCTGGGTGCTGGGCTGCCTCAAGACCGGGGCGTACCTGCGCCGGTACGCGGAGCGGGCCGGTTTCGAGCTCCGGGTGGCGGCTTCCACCACGGACTACTTCTTCGCGCGCTCCCTCGTAGCGGCGGGGGTCGGCGTCGCGCTGATCCCCCGGGTCGCGCTGCCGCCGGGGGACGGGGCTGCGGCCGGGGACGGAGGCCGGGGCGGGGACGGAGACGGGGGCAGGGACGGAGACCGGGGCGGGGATCGCGACCCGGACACCGCCCGCGTGACCGTCGTACCGGTCGAACCCCCGTCCCCCGCACGGCACATCGGGGTGCTGTCCGCGCGCCGCCGCCGTCCCCATCCCTACGCGGCGGCCCTGTCCGAGGCCCTGACCGGGATGGTGCGCGGCTGA
- a CDS encoding 3-hydroxybutyrate dehydrogenase has product MTSEPPSHTGLPGRVALVTGGGSGIGRACAVALAEAGAVVHVADVDAAAAEAVAGLVGGHAHVVDLADPAAIGELPAAVDILVNSAGLQHVAPITEFPPERFALIQQVMVTAPFLLLRHVLPHMYAAGWGRVVNISSVHGLRASAYKSAYVAAKHALEGLSKVTALEGAPYGVTSNCISPGYVRTPLVEGQILDQAAAHGIDAGDVLREVLLTRSPIKRLIEPEEVAAAALWLCGPHTGYVTGSSLPLDGGWGAG; this is encoded by the coding sequence ATGACGAGCGAACCTCCTTCCCACACCGGCCTCCCGGGGCGCGTCGCCCTGGTGACGGGCGGCGGCAGCGGCATCGGCCGGGCGTGCGCGGTGGCCCTGGCCGAGGCCGGGGCCGTGGTGCACGTGGCCGACGTCGACGCGGCGGCGGCCGAGGCCGTCGCCGGCCTGGTCGGCGGGCACGCCCACGTCGTCGACCTGGCCGATCCGGCCGCCATCGGGGAACTGCCCGCCGCCGTCGACATCCTGGTCAACAGCGCCGGGCTGCAGCACGTCGCCCCGATCACCGAGTTCCCGCCCGAGCGCTTCGCCCTGATCCAGCAGGTGATGGTCACCGCGCCCTTCCTCCTGCTGCGTCACGTGCTGCCGCACATGTACGCCGCCGGCTGGGGCCGGGTGGTCAACATCTCCAGCGTGCACGGGCTGCGCGCCAGCGCGTACAAATCGGCCTACGTGGCGGCCAAGCACGCTCTGGAGGGGCTGAGCAAGGTCACCGCGCTCGAGGGGGCCCCGTACGGGGTGACCAGCAACTGCATCAGCCCCGGCTACGTCCGCACCCCCCTGGTCGAGGGGCAGATCCTGGACCAGGCCGCCGCCCACGGCATCGACGCCGGGGACGTGCTCCGCGAGGTGCTGCTGACCCGGTCGCCGATCAAGCGGCTCATCGAGCCCGAGGAGGTGGCGGCGGCCGCCCTGTGGCTGTGCGGCCCGCACACCGGATACGTGACGGGCTCCTCGCTCCCCCTGGACGGCGGCTGGGGCGCCGGCTGA